In one Candidatus Nanopelagicus limnes genomic region, the following are encoded:
- the der gene encoding ribosome biogenesis GTPase Der: MPNLVLAIDGPSGSGKSSTAKAIALRANWSYLDTGALYRAVTYLALENKIESEDEIIRSLESNAIVFDTNPADPKIFVNEKDVSSEIRLQRINDFVSNVSAMPTVRKVLLELQRKYIADAPIGIVVEGRDIGTVVAPHAQLKIYLHADIDERAQRRENEMIENIDRSEIGKSLASRDEIDSTRAVSPLTQAEDAAVIDSTRLSLQEVVDQVWKWLKQRNLLGLPTIAVIGRPNVGKSTLVNRMIGRREAIVEDTPGVTRDRVKYEAEWNGRRFFLIDTGGWEVKPEGISEKITAGAEAAIREADLVMFVVDVQVGALDEDQSLVDLLRKSGKKVILVANKIDNAEDEADGYALWNLGLGEPRFVSALHGRGSGDLLDLLIAQLPEVGTAQVDDGYRRVALVGRPNVGKSSLLNVLAGSPRVLVDDAEGTTRDAVDELIDFGGSTWRFIDTAGIRRRAHQASGTDYYASLRTAIALDRAEVALVIFDASQILTEQDIRIVSMADEAGKALVIVMNKWDLVDEERQLVLDREIERQLERYPWAQRVNLSAKTGWHRDRLAPALRTALTNWEKRIPTAKLNAFLGELVAANPPPVRGGKQPKIKFATQAGTCPPKFVVFANGFLESAYRRFIERRLREVFGFDGTPIEVAVKLKERDDA; this comes from the coding sequence ATGCCCAATCTAGTATTAGCGATAGATGGTCCAAGTGGCTCTGGAAAATCATCAACTGCCAAAGCGATAGCCCTTCGTGCTAATTGGAGTTATCTCGATACCGGCGCTTTATACCGTGCAGTTACATATTTAGCACTGGAAAATAAGATTGAATCTGAAGATGAGATCATAAGATCTTTAGAATCAAATGCAATAGTTTTTGATACTAATCCTGCAGATCCAAAAATATTTGTAAACGAAAAAGATGTGTCTAGCGAGATACGATTGCAAAGGATTAATGATTTTGTAAGCAATGTAAGTGCTATGCCCACAGTAAGAAAGGTGTTACTGGAACTTCAAAGAAAATACATTGCAGATGCGCCAATTGGAATAGTGGTTGAAGGAAGAGATATCGGAACGGTTGTGGCCCCTCATGCGCAGTTAAAAATCTATTTACATGCCGATATTGATGAAAGAGCTCAACGTCGCGAGAATGAAATGATTGAAAATATTGATCGCAGCGAGATAGGAAAATCACTAGCTAGTAGGGATGAGATTGATTCAACTAGAGCCGTTTCACCTCTAACGCAAGCAGAGGACGCTGCAGTTATTGATTCAACCAGATTATCCCTTCAAGAAGTTGTGGATCAAGTTTGGAAATGGTTGAAGCAACGTAATCTGTTGGGTCTACCAACCATTGCTGTAATCGGTCGTCCTAATGTTGGAAAATCTACATTGGTAAATCGAATGATTGGTCGCCGCGAGGCTATTGTTGAAGATACCCCTGGTGTAACCCGAGATCGCGTCAAGTATGAAGCTGAATGGAATGGCAGAAGATTTTTCTTGATTGATACCGGAGGCTGGGAGGTTAAGCCAGAAGGCATCTCAGAAAAGATTACAGCCGGAGCAGAAGCAGCAATCAGGGAAGCAGATCTGGTTATGTTTGTTGTTGATGTTCAAGTTGGCGCGTTAGATGAAGATCAATCACTAGTTGATTTGCTTCGAAAAAGTGGAAAAAAAGTTATTTTGGTTGCAAATAAAATTGATAACGCAGAGGATGAGGCGGATGGTTACGCACTGTGGAATCTGGGATTAGGTGAGCCTAGATTTGTTTCAGCTTTACATGGAAGAGGCAGTGGAGATTTACTAGATCTTTTAATTGCTCAGTTACCGGAAGTTGGTACTGCTCAAGTAGATGATGGTTATCGCCGGGTTGCTTTAGTTGGTCGACCAAATGTGGGTAAATCAAGTTTGTTAAATGTTCTTGCAGGATCGCCAAGAGTTTTAGTTGATGATGCTGAAGGTACAACGCGAGACGCGGTGGATGAGTTAATTGATTTTGGTGGATCAACTTGGAGATTTATCGACACGGCTGGAATAAGACGTAGAGCTCATCAAGCCAGCGGTACCGATTACTACGCATCACTTCGTACAGCCATCGCCTTAGACCGTGCTGAAGTTGCATTGGTAATCTTTGATGCATCTCAAATTTTAACTGAACAAGATATTCGAATAGTTTCAATGGCTGATGAAGCAGGTAAAGCATTGGTAATTGTTATGAATAAGTGGGACTTAGTTGATGAGGAACGTCAGCTGGTGTTAGACCGGGAAATCGAAAGACAACTAGAGCGATATCCGTGGGCACAAAGAGTGAATCTCTCTGCAAAAACTGGATGGCATCGAGACCGTTTGGCCCCTGCTTTGCGAACTGCGTTAACTAACTGGGAGAAGCGAATCCCAACAGCAAAGCTAAATGCATTCTTAGGGGAGTTGGTGGCAGCCAATCCACCACCTGTGCGTGGCGGAAAACAGCCAAAAATTAAATTCGCTACTCAAGCAGGTACTTGCCCACCTAAATTTGTGGTTTTCGCCAATGGGTTTCTTGAGAGTGCCTACCGACGTTTTATTGAAAGAAGGCTTAGAGAGGTTTTTGGCTTTGACGGAACTCCAATTGAAGTTGCTGTGAAGTTGAAGGAGCGTGATGATGCTTAA
- a CDS encoding CDP-alcohol phosphatidyltransferase family protein, giving the protein MMLNIPNALTLLRALGVPLFLYLFLVIEQPVASFLVITIGAITDYLDGKIARALNQTSDFGAKFDPTVDRLYIAAVIIAFAIKDYLPWWLVISIIARDLILLLVVISQRLRGITYLEVTFLGKAATFNLLYAFPFLLLADIDVIGIWCYRAGWAFAIWGISLYFYTGIQYFVKGLKRPVDR; this is encoded by the coding sequence ATGATGCTTAATATTCCAAATGCCCTGACCTTATTGCGTGCTCTTGGCGTTCCACTTTTTCTATATCTATTCCTGGTGATAGAGCAGCCTGTAGCAAGTTTTCTGGTTATAACAATTGGCGCAATAACTGATTATTTGGATGGAAAAATTGCTAGAGCCTTGAATCAAACCTCGGATTTTGGGGCCAAGTTTGATCCAACAGTTGATCGTCTTTACATAGCAGCGGTGATCATTGCTTTTGCGATTAAGGATTATCTGCCTTGGTGGTTGGTGATCTCAATCATTGCCAGAGATCTAATCCTTTTACTTGTTGTGATCAGTCAACGCTTAAGAGGGATCACCTATCTAGAAGTGACCTTCCTTGGTAAGGCTGCAACATTTAATCTCTTATACGCATTTCCCTTCTTATTGTTGGCCGATATTGATGTAATCGGAATCTGGTGTTACCGAGCTGGGTGGGCCTTTGCTATCTGGGGAATCAGCCTGTACTTTTATACAGGTATTCAGTACTTTGTAAAAGGTCTCAAACGACCAGTAGATAGATAG
- the gcvH gene encoding glycine cleavage system protein GcvH translates to MSSVPAELKYTKEHEWIQEISATKFRIGITDYAQSALGDIVYIQLPKNGSSVNANSVCGEVESTKSVSEIYAPITGKVVLVNEKLESNPEIINADPYGAGWIAEIEISTDSLQEVLLSAQEYQTLTA, encoded by the coding sequence ATGTCATCAGTACCAGCTGAACTTAAATACACCAAAGAGCATGAGTGGATTCAAGAAATTTCGGCTACCAAGTTTAGAATCGGTATTACTGATTACGCACAATCTGCTTTAGGGGACATCGTTTATATTCAACTTCCTAAAAACGGTTCTTCTGTGAATGCAAATAGCGTTTGTGGTGAGGTGGAATCAACTAAGTCGGTTTCAGAAATATATGCTCCGATTACCGGTAAAGTAGTTTTAGTTAACGAAAAATTGGAAAGCAATCCAGAAATTATCAACGCTGACCCTTACGGCGCTGGTTGGATCGCAGAAATTGAAATCTCCACCGATTCCTTGCAAGAAGTACTACTTTCAGCACAGGAATATCAAACTTTGACCGCTTGA
- a CDS encoding FHA domain-containing protein, which translates to MADKATPPKDLTSTLNLRQLRSIPQAGLSEDLLKSLTIEQKNVVSNLPKGEGILLVLKGAGVGARFLLDAAETKIGRDTTNEIQLDDITVSRSHAMISKKDGYSIKDLGSLNGTYLNAIAVRDSKVSAGDEIQIGKYHLTLFIGDK; encoded by the coding sequence ATGGCAGACAAAGCAACACCGCCAAAAGATCTAACCTCTACCTTAAATTTGCGTCAATTAAGATCGATTCCACAGGCTGGACTTTCTGAAGATCTGCTTAAATCTTTAACTATTGAACAGAAAAATGTTGTGTCAAACCTTCCTAAAGGTGAAGGAATTTTATTGGTTCTAAAAGGTGCTGGAGTTGGAGCTAGGTTCTTATTAGATGCAGCTGAAACTAAGATTGGTCGAGATACTACAAATGAGATTCAATTAGATGACATCACAGTTTCACGTTCACACGCGATGATTAGTAAAAAAGATGGTTACAGCATCAAGGATTTAGGCAGTTTGAATGGAACATATCTCAATGCAATCGCTGTTCGAGATAGCAAAGTAAGTGCTGGAGATGAAATACAGATAGGTAAATATCATTTAACTTTGTTTATAGGAGATAAATAA
- a CDS encoding MerR family transcriptional regulator: MSVPARAYLSIGEVLSRLRTEFSDITISKIRFLESEGLIEPQRTPSGYRKFTTNDLERLRFVLLAQRDQYLPLKVIKENLDAMDRGLTPAKVVGGVASPRLASNDGVLTSDQFASDNDLRLTRSELLSASNLTEEQLTEIESYGLIAIRGRHFDSDALAVAKAVAEISAFGIGARHLRAFKTAADREIGLVEQVTTPLLRQKGSEAKARAEEVERELASLSIRLHASLVRAGLHRAK; this comes from the coding sequence ATGAGCGTTCCGGCAAGAGCCTACTTAAGCATTGGCGAAGTTTTATCTCGTTTGCGAACTGAGTTCTCAGACATCACGATTTCTAAGATTCGATTTTTAGAATCTGAAGGTCTGATTGAGCCACAAAGAACACCTAGTGGCTATCGTAAATTTACAACTAATGATTTAGAGCGCCTGCGATTTGTTTTGTTGGCTCAGCGCGATCAATACTTGCCATTAAAAGTAATCAAAGAGAATTTAGATGCAATGGATCGAGGATTAACGCCAGCAAAGGTGGTTGGGGGAGTTGCCTCACCTCGTCTTGCCTCCAATGATGGAGTTCTGACATCTGATCAGTTTGCAAGTGATAATGATCTAAGACTGACAAGGTCCGAATTGTTATCTGCATCAAATTTAACTGAAGAGCAGTTAACTGAAATAGAATCATATGGATTAATCGCTATTCGTGGCCGTCATTTTGATTCAGATGCTTTAGCGGTGGCCAAAGCAGTGGCTGAAATATCTGCTTTTGGAATTGGTGCACGTCATCTACGTGCATTTAAAACAGCTGCAGATCGTGAAATCGGTTTAGTTGAACAGGTGACAACGCCATTGCTTCGTCAAAAAGGATCTGAGGCTAAAGCAAGAGCTGAAGAGGTAGAGCGTGAGTTAGCATCACTTTCTATTCGCTTGCATGCATCTTTAGTGCGTGCTGGCTTGCACCGCGCAAAGTAA
- a CDS encoding bifunctional nuclease family protein, with translation MSNYHPVEVMGVRVEMPSNQPIVLLKELDGVRYLPIWLGAVEATAIAFAQQDVKPPRPLTHDLFKDVLGELGAKLNTVYLTELKDGIFYAQLNFQDGPNVSARPSDAIALALRVGAPILASEQLLIDAGIEIPDQAEDEVERFKEFLDQINPEDFLG, from the coding sequence ATGAGTAACTACCACCCAGTTGAAGTTATGGGCGTTAGAGTTGAAATGCCTTCCAATCAACCGATTGTTTTGTTAAAAGAGTTGGATGGCGTTAGATATTTACCAATTTGGCTAGGAGCAGTTGAAGCAACAGCAATAGCTTTTGCTCAGCAGGATGTGAAACCACCAAGGCCGCTAACTCATGATCTTTTTAAAGATGTTCTAGGTGAATTAGGGGCAAAGTTGAATACGGTGTACTTGACTGAGCTAAAAGATGGGATTTTTTACGCCCAACTCAACTTTCAAGATGGTCCAAATGTTTCTGCCAGACCAAGTGATGCGATTGCGCTAGCTCTTCGAGTAGGTGCTCCTATATTGGCCAGTGAGCAACTGTTGATTGATGCTGGAATTGAGATCCCTGATCAGGCCGAGGATGAGGTTGAACGTTTTAAGGAGTTCTTAGACCAGATCAATCCAGAAGATTTCCTCGGATAA
- a CDS encoding MerR family transcriptional regulator, with the protein MNFSSDIGYRGATACVAAGISYRQLDYWARTGLVEPGVRGAAGSGSQRLYSFRDILVLKIVKRLLDTGVSLQNIRTAVEHLRSRGVSDLESITLMSDGASIYECTSPDEIVDLLQGGQGVFGIAIGKVWSEVEGSLSNLQGESLEDGSLVVSGESNDELAQRRKLKGA; encoded by the coding sequence ATGAACTTCTCTTCTGACATCGGCTATCGAGGCGCAACTGCATGTGTTGCTGCCGGCATTTCTTATCGTCAACTAGATTATTGGGCACGTACTGGTTTAGTTGAACCAGGTGTTAGGGGAGCCGCCGGTTCTGGCTCACAAAGACTTTATAGCTTCCGCGATATTTTGGTTTTAAAAATTGTTAAACGTTTATTAGATACTGGCGTTTCTCTGCAAAACATTAGAACTGCTGTTGAACATCTTCGATCACGTGGTGTTTCAGACCTTGAATCAATCACACTTATGAGCGATGGTGCTTCGATTTATGAATGCACTAGCCCGGACGAAATTGTGGATTTACTACAAGGTGGTCAAGGCGTATTTGGAATTGCGATTGGTAAAGTATGGAGCGAGGTTGAAGGCTCCCTATCTAACCTGCAAGGTGAGAGCCTGGAAGATGGTTCTTTGGTTGTAAGTGGTGAATCTAACGATGAGTTAGCTCAACGCAGGAAGCTTAAAGGCGCCTAA
- the gcvP gene encoding aminomethyl-transferring glycine dehydrogenase, with protein MSHRSDFVDRHIGPNQYQIQTMLLELGFKDLDSFVKSVVPANIHIKGEIEKSLPNGISEVDALTEIKEIASQNKIMKNFIGAGYYGTITPNVILRNVLENPGWYTAYTPYQPEISQGRLEAIFAFQTAVTDLTGLAIANASMLDEATAAAEAMTLARRVWQGSDEAAFAIDANLHPHVKAVIETRAKPLKIKVIESDFKSEINEEIFAALIAYPNSTGEVKNIKPIIEKIQAKNALAIIDCDLLALTLFKSPGECGADIAMGSAQRFGVPVGFGGPHAGFMAVRNGLERSLPGRLVGQSVDSHGNLAFRLALQTREQHIRRDKATSNICTAQVLLAVISAFYAMWHGPSGLKTIATNIQKQAYDFRNSLQESNYSVGNYEIFDTVLVNTKDATQIYEAALSQGINLRLVDKEHLAVSFDEQSAPADLNDLLNLFNAKSNPIKKIVSNLNRASDFLTHPIFNTYHSETAMLRYIRTLSDRDLALDRTMIPLGSCTMKLNATSEMIPVTWPSFNSIHPFAPIDQSAGYTQLIESLSKWLVSVTGYDAVSLQPNAGSQGEFAGLLAIRNYLDSKGEQSRDICLIPSSAHGTNAASAVMAGMKVIVIACDENGNVSIDDLKIKIEQYKETLAALMVTYPSTHGVFESAISQICEMIHDAGGQVYVDGANLNALVGVAKPGKFGADVSHLNLHKTFCIPHGGGGPGVGPVIARSHLAPFLPNHPANKLAGPATGPGPVSSAPFGSASILPISWMYIRMMGGAGLTKATEVAILSANYLAKKIDPLFPVLYRGQNGHIAHECIIDLREITKKTGVTVDDVAKRLMDHGFHAPTVSFPVAGTMMIEPTESEDVRELDRFLAAMESIRGEITQIESGEITVEDSPLRHAPHTMGDLVRDDWDRKYSRQSGAFPNGESFGIGRGGKYLPTVGRIDGVYGDRNLVCSCLPIEELASN; from the coding sequence ATGAGTCATCGGTCAGATTTTGTTGATCGTCATATTGGTCCAAACCAATATCAAATACAAACCATGCTCCTTGAACTTGGTTTTAAGGATTTAGATTCTTTTGTTAAATCAGTAGTGCCTGCAAATATCCATATTAAGGGTGAAATTGAAAAATCACTACCTAATGGTATTTCTGAAGTGGATGCATTAACTGAGATTAAAGAGATTGCATCGCAGAACAAAATAATGAAGAATTTTATTGGCGCTGGGTACTACGGAACAATTACCCCAAATGTGATTTTAAGAAATGTACTAGAAAATCCTGGCTGGTACACCGCTTACACACCATATCAACCTGAAATTAGCCAAGGAAGATTAGAAGCTATTTTTGCATTTCAAACTGCGGTCACAGATTTAACTGGGCTTGCAATTGCTAATGCATCAATGCTTGATGAAGCAACTGCCGCGGCAGAGGCTATGACACTCGCTCGTCGTGTTTGGCAAGGCAGTGATGAAGCTGCATTTGCAATTGATGCAAACTTGCATCCACATGTTAAAGCTGTGATTGAAACTAGAGCGAAACCATTAAAAATCAAGGTAATTGAGAGTGATTTTAAATCTGAGATAAATGAAGAGATATTTGCAGCGTTAATTGCCTACCCGAACTCAACTGGTGAAGTAAAAAACATCAAACCGATAATTGAGAAAATTCAGGCTAAGAATGCTCTAGCAATCATTGATTGTGATCTCTTGGCTTTAACGCTCTTTAAATCTCCAGGGGAGTGCGGGGCTGATATCGCTATGGGTTCTGCTCAACGTTTTGGTGTGCCGGTTGGATTTGGCGGTCCGCACGCAGGCTTTATGGCGGTAAGGAATGGATTAGAAAGATCTCTACCAGGAAGATTAGTAGGTCAATCAGTAGATTCGCACGGCAATTTAGCTTTCAGATTAGCTCTGCAAACACGAGAGCAGCATATTCGTCGCGATAAGGCGACGTCTAATATATGTACAGCGCAAGTTTTACTTGCAGTGATATCAGCCTTTTATGCAATGTGGCATGGTCCATCGGGTTTGAAAACAATAGCAACAAATATTCAAAAGCAGGCTTATGATTTTAGGAATTCATTGCAGGAATCAAATTACTCCGTTGGCAATTATGAAATTTTTGACACTGTTTTAGTGAATACCAAGGATGCTACTCAGATTTATGAGGCGGCATTAAGCCAAGGGATTAACTTAAGATTAGTTGATAAGGAGCATTTAGCCGTCAGCTTTGACGAACAGAGCGCGCCAGCAGATTTGAATGATCTACTCAATCTATTCAATGCTAAAAGCAATCCAATTAAGAAAATTGTTTCAAATCTGAATCGTGCTAGTGATTTTCTAACTCATCCGATTTTTAATACTTATCACTCTGAAACCGCAATGCTTAGGTATATAAGAACCCTTTCTGATCGTGACTTGGCACTAGATCGAACTATGATTCCTCTTGGTTCATGTACTATGAAATTAAATGCAACTTCAGAAATGATTCCGGTTACTTGGCCTTCATTTAACTCGATACATCCTTTCGCGCCAATTGATCAATCTGCTGGATATACGCAATTAATTGAGTCGCTAAGTAAATGGTTAGTCTCAGTTACTGGATATGACGCAGTTTCATTACAGCCAAATGCTGGGTCACAAGGGGAGTTTGCTGGTTTATTAGCAATTAGAAACTATCTTGATAGTAAGGGTGAACAATCAAGAGATATTTGTCTGATTCCATCAAGTGCTCATGGAACAAATGCGGCAAGCGCGGTAATGGCTGGTATGAAAGTTATTGTGATTGCTTGTGATGAAAATGGAAATGTAAGCATTGATGATTTAAAAATTAAGATTGAGCAGTACAAAGAAACTCTAGCTGCCTTGATGGTTACCTATCCTTCAACTCATGGTGTATTTGAATCAGCGATTTCTCAAATTTGCGAGATGATTCATGATGCTGGTGGTCAGGTGTATGTTGATGGTGCTAACTTGAACGCACTTGTTGGCGTTGCAAAACCAGGAAAATTCGGCGCCGATGTTTCGCATTTGAATTTACATAAAACCTTTTGTATTCCACATGGAGGTGGGGGACCAGGAGTTGGACCGGTAATTGCTCGATCTCACCTTGCACCATTCTTACCTAACCATCCAGCAAACAAGTTAGCCGGCCCTGCTACTGGACCAGGTCCAGTTTCTAGTGCGCCATTTGGTTCAGCTTCAATTCTGCCTATCTCTTGGATGTATATCCGAATGATGGGAGGCGCAGGTTTAACCAAAGCAACAGAAGTTGCTATTTTATCTGCCAATTATCTAGCTAAGAAAATAGATCCACTTTTCCCAGTGCTTTACCGCGGACAGAATGGTCATATCGCACACGAATGCATAATCGATCTGCGAGAGATAACCAAGAAAACTGGCGTAACAGTTGATGATGTTGCCAAGCGTTTAATGGATCATGGTTTCCATGCGCCAACAGTGAGTTTCCCAGTTGCTGGAACAATGATGATTGAACCAACTGAATCTGAAGATGTCAGAGAGCTAGATCGGTTTTTAGCGGCTATGGAAAGCATAAGAGGTGAGATTACTCAGATTGAATCAGGTGAGATTACCGTTGAGGATTCTCCATTGCGCCACGCACCTCACACAATGGGTGATCTAGTAAGAGATGATTGGGATCGAAAGTATTCACGTCAATCAGGTGCTTTTCCAAATGGTGAAAGTTTTGGAATTGGAAGAGGTGGTAAATATTTGCCTACAGTTGGCCGCATAGATGGTGTTTATGGGGATAGGAATCTGGTGTGCAGTTGTTTGCCGATCGAGGAGTTAGCTTCTAACTAG
- a CDS encoding polyprenol monophosphomannose synthase: MISVLVVVPTYNESESIRSLLSRLDAARNLISNSFNIDILLVDDDSPDRTAEIAKSMNLPGFSILNRKIKSGLGPAYLAGFKQGLTGSYQYFVEMDADLSHQPEQLVDLLNAASNDTLVIGTRWIPGGSVVNWPTQRRWISKMGTGYAAFALKLPYKDLTSGYRVIPRTFLEKLNFEEIETRGYGFQIEMALKAITAGFRIKQIPITFVERENGYSKMSLAIIWEAWSMVTIWAIRRLVYRR, encoded by the coding sequence TTGATCTCAGTATTAGTAGTGGTTCCAACATATAATGAATCTGAAAGTATTAGATCATTGTTATCGCGTTTAGATGCTGCCAGGAATTTAATTTCTAATAGCTTTAACATCGATATTTTGCTGGTAGATGATGATTCACCAGATAGAACAGCTGAAATTGCTAAATCAATGAATTTGCCAGGTTTTTCAATTCTTAATCGCAAAATTAAATCTGGTTTGGGTCCAGCATATTTGGCTGGTTTTAAGCAAGGTTTAACTGGCAGTTACCAGTATTTTGTTGAAATGGATGCGGATTTAAGTCATCAACCCGAACAGTTAGTTGATCTGCTTAATGCTGCATCGAACGACACTTTGGTTATTGGAACCAGGTGGATTCCTGGTGGTTCGGTGGTTAATTGGCCAACACAACGGCGGTGGATTTCTAAAATGGGTACTGGATATGCAGCATTCGCCCTGAAATTACCTTATAAAGATCTAACATCTGGGTACCGAGTTATTCCTCGGACCTTTCTAGAGAAGTTAAATTTTGAAGAAATTGAAACTAGAGGATATGGTTTTCAAATAGAGATGGCGTTAAAAGCAATTACGGCTGGATTTAGAATAAAGCAGATCCCGATTACCTTCGTCGAACGTGAGAATGGGTATTCAAAGATGAGCCTTGCAATCATTTGGGAGGCTTGGTCAATGGTCACAATCTGGGCTATTCGACGCTTGGTATACCGCCGATAA
- the lnt gene encoding apolipoprotein N-acyltransferase: protein MRYLLALFFGALTSLSFEPFGFWPLAFIGLAGWFSLLSRNQLKSRIYISYLFGAGLLLLNQHWTGIYVGNVPWLILCLSQALIFIVPAFFVNKGSKYNHYLFALSYVLTELLLRTVPFTGFGWTRLSFTQVDSPLAGIYPIGGVALVALVLGLISSARKFRSLVIAALLPAVCWFIPTNVRTQEPISIALVQGGVVNLGLDFNSKPQEVFRRHLDQSLSSIRSNEVDLIIWPENSVDVDVNTNPQVNESIKNLSMTLNTPILIGAVTKSMAGPKNQSILYNSDKGQIYTKRYLTPFGEYLPLRSVAEKVSQYSAQITDFSAGEQNVVFDLNNRKFNTLICYELINDSFVSEATNDFLVVQTNNATFGNTSQLDQQHNIARVRALESARNIAYVSTTGTTSFISSQGRILSSLDKFKPATLKGRINTSQGSTYRQSLGHLVEPLAIIALLGLLLLRVRRES, encoded by the coding sequence ATGAGATATCTATTGGCATTATTTTTTGGTGCGTTAACTTCCTTGTCTTTTGAACCATTTGGATTTTGGCCTTTGGCTTTTATTGGATTGGCTGGTTGGTTTTCGCTCCTATCCCGTAATCAATTGAAATCTCGCATTTATATCTCATATCTTTTCGGGGCTGGTTTACTTCTGTTAAATCAACATTGGACGGGCATTTACGTGGGAAATGTTCCTTGGTTGATTTTATGTTTATCGCAAGCATTGATATTTATAGTTCCTGCGTTTTTCGTGAACAAGGGCTCCAAGTACAATCATTATCTTTTCGCTTTGTCTTATGTTTTGACAGAGTTGTTATTAAGAACTGTCCCATTTACTGGTTTTGGTTGGACTCGATTGAGTTTTACGCAAGTAGATTCTCCACTTGCTGGCATATATCCAATCGGAGGAGTTGCCTTAGTTGCGCTGGTACTGGGATTAATAAGTAGTGCACGCAAATTTAGATCCTTAGTTATTGCAGCTTTACTACCGGCGGTGTGTTGGTTCATTCCAACAAATGTTCGAACCCAAGAACCAATATCAATTGCCTTGGTTCAAGGGGGAGTGGTTAATCTTGGTTTAGATTTCAACAGTAAGCCGCAAGAGGTTTTTAGGCGTCATCTTGATCAATCGCTTTCATCAATCAGATCCAACGAGGTTGATTTAATTATTTGGCCAGAGAACTCAGTGGATGTAGATGTGAATACAAACCCGCAAGTTAATGAATCAATTAAGAATTTATCCATGACGTTAAACACTCCCATATTAATCGGAGCTGTTACGAAATCAATGGCAGGTCCAAAAAACCAATCAATTCTATATAATTCAGACAAAGGCCAGATCTATACGAAACGATATCTAACTCCATTTGGTGAATATTTACCGTTGAGATCCGTAGCCGAAAAAGTTTCACAGTATTCGGCTCAGATAACCGATTTTTCGGCAGGGGAGCAGAATGTAGTTTTTGATCTTAACAATAGAAAATTCAATACTTTAATATGCTATGAACTAATCAATGATAGTTTTGTATCAGAAGCTACAAATGATTTCCTAGTGGTGCAAACCAATAACGCAACTTTTGGGAATACTAGTCAGTTAGATCAACAACACAATATTGCCAGAGTGCGGGCATTGGAATCTGCCAGGAATATTGCATATGTTTCTACTACTGGTACAACTTCTTTTATATCATCCCAAGGGAGGATCCTTAGTAGTTTAGATAAGTTCAAACCAGCAACACTTAAGGGTCGAATTAATACTAGTCAAGGTTCTACATACCGTCAGTCTTTAGGTCATCTTGTAGAGCCATTGGCTATAATTGCGTTGCTGGGCTTACTTTTACTAAGAGTTAGGAGAGAATCTTGA